GAACGATACTCTGGAGCGGGCGTCGATCGAGCACGAAGCCTCGCTCGTCCCGTTCACGCTGACCAGGGCCGACGGTGTCGCGGGCACGCTACGCTTCGTTTGGCCCGTGACGCGCGTCGAGACGGTCTACGGCGCGATCGGCATCACGCGTCAGCGCGGCGAGGCCATCGAGGTGGCCCCGGTGGCCGATCGTGCCGAGGACCGATCGCCGGCCGCGGGTCGCCGGCGCAGGGAGACTTCGCAAAACGTCGCGGTAGAAGATCTGCCGCCGTATGCCCGCAGTCTGCTGAAAATCGACGTGCCGGTGATGGTCAACCTGGCCAGCAAGCGCCAGGCGGTCGGGCGCATCCTGGAATTGGGCGTGGGCGCGATTATTCAATTCGACAAGTTGTGCGACGAACCGCTCGATCTTTACGTTGGCAACCAACGCGTGGCGCAGGGCGAGGCCGTCAAGGTCGGCGAGAAGTTCGGCATTCGCATTACGACTATCGCGCTTCCCGACGAACGATTCGAACGCGTGCAGCCGAGCTAACGGCGATGCGTCTTCCCCCGCAAGGTGCTTGACCGCGCGCGAGTTCCACGCTTAGCTGGAAGGATTCGCTCGCGCTGTGGCGAGCAAGATTCCATCTGCGTGTAGGAGAATCGCTCCGTGACCGTGCTGCATACCGGTTCGACCAAGAAGTTCGCCGATGGCTGGGATGGCATTTTCGGCAAGGGGAAGTCGGCCCCCTCGAAGACCAAGGCCACGGCCAGCAAGAAGATGGCCAAAAAACTGGCCAGCAAGAAGGCGCCGGCGCGTGCCAAGAAGAAATAGCACCCGCATGGCGCTCGCCGGTGGTCGGGCCCGAATGTACGCCTAGGCCCGCGACAGGAACTCGGCGGTCCGCGTGTCGATCTTGATGAGTTCCCCCTCGCCGAGATACTCGGGCACGTTCACGACGAGCCCTGTTTCGAGCGTTGCGGGCTTGGTGCGTCCCGTGGCCGAATTGCCTTTGACGCCGGGATCGCACTGGGTGACCTTGAGGACGACGGTCTGCGGCACTTCGACGCCGATGCATTCGTCGTTGTAGATCAACGCCATCACGCCTTCGAGCTCTTCGGTCAGAAACTGTGCTTCCTCGGCCACGTCTTCGACCGGCAACGAATATTGGTTGTAATCCTGCTGGTCGAGGAAGTGGCGGTGCGTGGCATCGGCGTACATGTACTTGACCGGCCGCCGCGCGAAATCGGCCACGTCGAGCGACTCGCCCCCTTTGAGCGTGATATCGACCTTTTGCTTCGTCCGCAGGTTCCACGTGCGGAACTTGTAGAGGGTTGCCGCACCGCGCGCCGAGGGGCTTTGCACATTCAGCGATTTCACCAAGCAGGGGTCGTTCTGGTAGACCACGAGCTGTCCTGGCTTGATTTCCTTGGCGATCATGTCGGTATGCGTTCCTCTGTGCTACTTATTCACCCCTGCGCTGCCAATGAACCAGGGCGACCAACGCGAGCCCGGCCAGCGTGCCGGCGATCAAGACATTCGGGCTCACTTGCCGCGCAGCCATCAATAAGCCGCCGCTCGGCGAAACGGGCAGGATAGACCATGCCCCGTCGGGCTGACAAGCCGGGCTTTTCCCAGGCGACAGCTCCCTTTTTCGACTGGGGCGGTTAATGCTCGCCCGGAACTGCGGTTCAAGCGTCGGACCTCGCACTCGAGAGGCGTCCGGCGCGAAACCATGCCTGGGCTAAGGGGGAGGGAGACCGCGATGGGTGCCGAATATTCAGTTCCGAGCAGGCGTGCGACCAGAGGACGTCGCCGATGGCGGACCACCGTCGTCAAGCTGCTGCTGTTGTCCCTGCTCGTCGTGGGGATTTCCATCTGGCGATATGGGATTCCGCTCGCCGAACGCGCCATCGGCACGCTGGGCGGATTATTCGCGGCTTTCGCCGCCGGCGCCGGAAATGCCATGAACGACGGCATTGATGAGGTTTACTTGATCCTCCGCGACGATGTCTGGGTCAGGGAGCGTCTCGGTGGACCGATAGCCTTTCCACCGTTCGACGAGATCCAATGGAGCCAGCCCGTCGAAAACGGCGAGCTTCCCTTCTCCTTTGCCATTTATGGCTCACGTGCGGCAGGCGAAGTCCGCGGCCGCTTGCGCATTGAACAAGACCGTAGCAAGGTCGTCGGGCTAACGGTATCCGACAGCACCCAATCGCATCTCATACTCCCGATCTTCCGCTGATCGGAAGCGAGGAAAGCTTGGCACGTTCAAGGCGATCGCACCGCTTTGAGCTGCCCGGTCACGTAGCGCAGGTGTCCCACGAGCCGAGACTGCGATGGGTTCAGCAAGTTCCGCGCAATGACCTCCTGGAGTAGTCTGCGGGCATCGACTGATCCATTGTGTGCCACGACGAAATCAAGGATGGTAATGCGTCTGCGTAAAGGGACCTCCTGCAATTGCTTCAGCAGCGCATCGAGCTGTGCTGGCTCGAGAGGGCTTTTTTCGATGTCTCGTACAATCGCCCAGCAATTGTCGCCATACGCCGCGATGGCCTCTGCCGCCTGCAACCGCTCTTCTGCTCGATCTGAAGTTAATCCTTGGACAAGTGACTGAAGTTGTGCTTGCTCGGCGTCGAGCGGCGCGAGCAGCTTCGGTCGAAGATGAGGCAACACGGCATCGCCACCCGCACGCAGGGTTTCTAATAGGTCGTCGCGATGTGTGTAAAAATCGAGGTAGTGATACTGCATCCCGCCGAGTTCTTCGTACAGATCCTGGATTTGCTCCGCGGTAAGGGGCAGTGGTTCTGTTCTCAAGTCGGAAATCGTTTGCGACAGGTCGAACACGATTGCCGTTCGGTCGGGAAGGCTTGCTCCGAGCAACTGGGAGTCGGGCGAGAATGTCAACTGGCGAGCTTTGACGTCGAACTGGTGTGTGACGCGTCCCGATTCCACCTCCCAAACATGAATCAAGTCGCGGTACGCTCCTACCATGCCGTGTCGTGCGACGATACCGGCAATGCGTTTACCGTCGGGAGAGAAGCACACCGGGCCTACGCCCGCTGTTGCAAGGGGGCCTCGTAGCGTGCAGTGATGCTTCTTCTTGCCCCAATCCCAAATTTGTACTTCATCGCGGTGAGAACCACAGGCCATCCATTTGCCATCGCGTGAAAACGCAGCCGGAACGATGCTGAGAAGCCCGGGCGCCGCGGCGATCTCTTCCAGCAGTTTCCCACTCGTCGAGTCGTATACTTCCAGCCTCGCTTCCGTGCGGTTTCCCTCGAGTGGAATGGATCGCCCCACGGCCAATACGCTGCCGTCCGGAGTCAATGCCAGCGTCAGGTAAGGAAGACGCGTGATCGGCATTTCGAGGCGAAGTGTTCCCTCGGGCATGTTCCAGGTTCGAACAAGGCCATCGGGCGAAACGGATGGTCTCCGTCGCGTGTAGGAAGCGAACGTGCTTCCATCCGCGGACCAGCAATGCTGTTCGGTGGTGCCTCCTTCAAAGAGACTGGCTTCGGACTCGCGGAATCCGGCCATTGGCTTGATCTCGCTGGTTTCGAGGTTCATGAGCTCGAAGTTTGTATCCAGGTCAAAAACGCACCAGCGAGCATCGGGTGAGAGGGATGCTCGGTAGCCTGGGCGTTTGTCGCGGGGATTTACCTCGGGCCAGGAGCGCCTCAGGCCGCCCTGCGGTAGCTCCCATTGGTGTACTTGCTCGGCTGCTGTCGCTGTCAAAATCGTTTTGCTGTCTGGCGCGAACGCGATCGATCGGATCTCTTCCTGGGTCGGAGGGCCGGGGTGGTCGATCGACTCGCTGGATTGTTCTTCTCCGGTGTCGGCATCGAAGCGACGGATGCGCCCTTCCCAATCACCGGTGACGATTTCGTTGCTCGTAGGCGACATGCAGACGACTCGCGCGCTGATGTCGAGTTGACTGAGGAGGTCGCCATCGGCGACATGCCAGGCGGTAACGTTATACGCGGGACCTACCGCAGCCAAACGCGTTCCGTCAGGGGATAGGGCCACCGATGTGCCGTAGCTGAAGGAATTCTTCGGCACCAGCGTGACGAGTCGCTGCTTGCGCACGACGTCCCAGACGAACAATCCATCGCCCCGAATAAAGTGGCGCGGATGGCCCGACAGGACACAGGCCAGCCGTTTGCCGTCGGCTGAAAAACTCATCGCCGTGACCCCGAGCGGGGCGGTCTCGAATTGCTGCAGAAGCTTCTTGTCCGTGGTGCCGTAGATTCGCACGGTGCCGTCGGCCGTGCTCACGGCGAACGCCGACCCTCGGGGGGCCACGATCAGCGATTGAATTTGAGAGCGTTGTCCTTGTTCATTCGCTGGTATCTCCAAACGATGCACTTCACGTCCCGTGGAGACGTCCCAGAATTGGATGGTGCCATCGGGGGCGCCGCTGATAATGTGGGATCCATCTGCAAAAAAAGCCGCGTAGGTCCGGCGACCGTACATCGAGTTCGGGTAAGGAGCCGTGCGGAGCAAGTGACGGCACCGACCGGTCTCCAAGTCCCACACGCGGACCGTGCGATCTCGATTGCTGCCAGAGGCCAACCACTTGCCATCCGGCGAGAAGGCCAACGAGGCACTGCCGCTCAGGTCATCGTGAAACACGTGTAGTGATTGCAGCGTTGGCAACTGCCGCACGATGACCGGGGCACCTTGCTCGAAGCCACTCGTCGCGACGCGACGGCCATCGGGAGAAATCGCCATGGTTACGATCGGGCTTCCCTGGCGAAAAGCAGCCCTGCCGAGCCGGGCAATCGCCCCGCGAGGAAGATCTTGGTCTGCCCGCAATAAGTCACCGGCTCGCTCGAACTCCGCTTCTCGGACCTGAATGGTCGGGGCGGACCAAGCTTGCGCAGTGCAGATCGCTTTCCCGCCAAGCAAAAGCGCCACCAGCGCGAAGAGCCCTGAGGAATTCATCGCGTGACGCAAAGACAGGCCGGAGGCCACCGTACAAAAAGATGGGGCAAACACGCTCTCGTCCTCTCGCGTGGATGTTTCGATCGACGAGGTTACTCCCTGGCTGTATTGTGCTCGATCTCTCGGTACGATGCCAATGTCGGGCCGGACGTAAGACAAACAAAAATTTTTCGAGATAGGGGCCCTTCGCAGGAACATGCAAGACGAAGCCCGCTACCTCTGCCATGCGTGCGGCGAGGAGATTGTCGTGCCGGTCGATCTTTCGCAGGGGGCCAGCCAGGAGTATGTCGAAGACTGCCCGGTCTGCTGCCGTCCGAACGTGATTCACGTCGAGGTGGACGACGACGGCAACGCCTCCGTGTGGGCAGAGCCGGAGTAAAAAACTCCGCCCGGCCCGGCGTGCGTTCTACGTTCGGCAAGAGTCGCGGCGTTACTCGATCGAAGCGCTGGCTTCGGCCGGTTGCTAGTCTTGCTTCGTGCGCTTCTTCTTCGTCTGTGCCGGTTGCACATTGTCGTTCGAGGTCGGCATCGGGGCGCCGATCGCTTCGCGCCAGGCCACGAGCATCTGGTGCAGTTCACGGACACGCTCGGGCTCATCTTTCGCGAGATCGTGCGCTTCGCTCACATCATCGTTCAGGCGATAGAGCTCGAGCCGGCCATCTTCGAGAAATTCCATCAGCTTCCAGTCGCCCTCGCGCACGACGCTCACGGGCAGCGTGCGCCACGAATCCTGGCCGGCTCCCAGGTAGCCTGGAAAGTGCCAGAATAGTGGCTTGCGCGGCGCGGCGTCGCTCGCCTTGCCGAGCAGTAGGTCGGCGTAGCTGGTGCCGTCGAGGGTGTAGTCTTCAGGCTCGCGCACGCCAGCCAGGGCCAGCAGCGTGGGGTAGAGGTCGACGCTGTTGATCGGTGTGGCGTTGGTGGTGCCGGGGCCGATATGGCCGGGCCAGGAGTAAATATACGGCACGCGAATGCCCCCTTCGTAGAGCATGCCTTTGCCGCCGCGCAGGGGCGCGTTGTCGGTAATGTCGCCTGCCTTTTTGACTCCAGCGCGCACGTATCCCCCGACGCCGCCATTGTCGCTCGAAAAAATGACGATAGTGTTGTCGGTGAGTCCCAACTCTTCGAGCGTCGCTCGGACACGCCCCACGCTCTTGTCGAGGCTCGAGATCATGGCGGCATAGACGGGAGAAGAATGTCCCCCTGCCGCTGGCTTGCCGCGGAAATGCGCGATCTCGTCCTTCTTGGCTTCGTGGGGGCCGTGTACGGCAAAGTGAGGCAGATAGAGAAAGAAGGGCTGGTCCTTGTGGCGGCGAATGAAATTCGTCGCCTGGAAGGTGAGAAAGTCGGCCAGGTAAGTGCCGGGCGGATAGGGTGTCTTCGGATCGGTCTTGAACGCGAAGTGTTGTCCTTGCGAGGCGATCGCCTCGTCGAAGCCGCGCCGGCTGGGGTGTTCCTCGGGCTTGCTGCCCAGGTGCCACTTGCCGAACATACCGGTGGCATAACCAGCCTTTTTGAGCGCTTCGGCGATGGTGACCTTGTCGAGCGGTAGCCCGGTCACGTTATCGACCGGCCGCAAGGGGCGGCTCTTCCAGTCGAAGCGATCGATCGAACCGACCGTATAGACGCCGGTGCGCGGGCCATACTGCCCACTCATCAGCGTGGCGCGAGTCGGTTGGCAATTCGGTCCACAGGTGTAGCCCTGGGTGAAGCGCATGCCATCGGCCGCCAGGCGATCGATATTGGGCGTCTCGTAGTAGCCCGACCCGTAGCAGGCGAGATCGGTGTAGCCGAGATCGTCGGCGAGAATGAAGACGATGTTCGGCCGGTCGGCCGCGTGGGTTGCGGACGTGGCAGCCAGCAGCAGGGCGAAGAGCATCCAGGAAAACGAACGCATGGCGAGATCTCCCGCAGCAACCGGCAGGGCCGTTCAGTGGCTCGACGTTTGCCACTGCTTGATGGCCTTGCTGGGGCTGACGAGCATGAGGATGTTGAGCGTTAGGAAGCGTCGGCGTCGCATGTGGTTCGCTTCAATTCGTAGGTTCGCTGTTGCACATTGCGACGCGCATTCCCCAAGGCCACCTGGTAAAGTTCCTGTCCGCACGCCGTGGGATACTCGCCCGTGATGCAGGCTTGGCAGAGTTGATCGCTGTCGTAGCCGATGGCGCGCGCGATCGACTCGACGGGCAGATAGCGGAGTGAGTCGGCCCCCAGGGCGGTCGCCATCTCTTCCTCGATAGCCGGCGACATCGTCCCTTCGCGCAGGAACTTCGGCGCAAAGAGCTCGTTGATCGTCGACATGTCGATGCCGTAGAAGCAGGGGGCCACGATCGGCGGGCAGGCCACACGGACGTGGATCTCGCGAGCGTGCCCCAACTCGCGGATGCGCGAGAGGAGCACCTTCATCGTCGTCGAGCGGACGATCGAATCCTCGACCAGAATCACCTTCTTGCCTTCGAGCACTTCGCGGAGGGGCGTGTACTTGGTTTCGGCCTTGTTGCGGCGGCTGGCCCCCCCCTCGATGAAGGTGCGGCCCGCGTAGCGGTTGCGAATCAGACCTTCGCGAGAGGGGACTCCCAGCTTGTAGGCCATGGCGTCCGCGGCGGCCTTGCTCGTGTCGGGGACCGGCACGACGATCGTATCTTCGTCGATGGGCAACGTCTCGAGCCGAGCCATCTCCTCGCCGAGCGCCGTGCGCGAAAGGTAGACGCTACGATTGTCGAGCGTGCTGGCCACGTTGGCAAAGTAGATCCATTCGAAGAAACAGTGCGCCCGGCCCGTCTGGGACGCGAAACGCTCGATTTCGAAACGCCCCTCGGTGATCGAAATGGCCTGCCCCGGCAGCAGCGACTTGATGTTCTCGGGGGAGAAGCCCAGGTTCAAAAGCGCGACGCTTTCGCTGGCCGCGGCAAAGAGCGGGCCTTCCAGGGCATAGCACAAGGGCTTGATGCCGAGCGGATCGCGCACGACGAGCATATCGCCCAGCGAGTTCAACAGCACGAGCGAGTAGGCGCCGTCGAATTTCTGCGCGACGCTGCGCCAGACTTCGACCAGCGTTGGCCGCCTGTCTCCCGACAGTTCGCGGCTGATCTCGTGCATGATGATTTCGGTGTCGTTCTCGCGGGCGAGATGGTTATCGTTGTCGGCCAGCAGGCTTTCACGCAGCTCCATGTAGTTGGCCAACTGGCCATTGAAGGCAAAGCTGAACCACTTGTGCTTCTGCAGGTGGTGCCGTTCGAAGGGTTGCGCGTAGCTGCGGTCTTCGGCGCCGCAGGTGGCGTAGCGCACGTGGCCGATGGCCGCGCGGCCCGAGTATTCTTTCATCAGGTTTTCGTGCTTGCCGCGGTGGCTGAGCCGAAAGACCTCGCTGACGCTGCCCAGCTCTTTGTAGGTATCGATGAGCTGATTGCGTTCGGGATTGAAGCTGGTCATCCCGGCCGAGAGCTGGCCGCGATTCTGAATATCGAGCAACATCCGCGGCATGAGCCGCGAGGTTTGATTGACATCGCCGCCGGGCACGAGTGGGCTGACCTCGCGCCCCGGCAGGTGATAGAGTGCCGCGACGCCGCATTCGTGCTTCAGATCGCTCATCGACGGTCCTTGTGCCTCGCGGACTCGGTCCCAGATGGCTCGTGCAACCGCGCTGGCGCAGCTCGACGTCGACCCATCCTGGGCGTGGCGAGAGAGAGCGCTGCGTGCGATCGAGAGTGCCGACGCACTCATTCTAGAAGCGCGCGCGTTTCTTCACAATCCACTGCCCCCGTGCCGCGCCTAGACGCTTGAGTCTCCGCGCCACCATCTGTTAGCATGCCGCAGGCGCAACGACGCGCCACACAACGACTTGTCGCTTGGGCAACCATGTCCCTTTCTCCCATGATGCAGCAGTACGAGGACGCCAAGCAGGCGTGCCCCGACGCGCTGTTGCTCTTTCGGATGGGAGACTTTTACGAGCTCTTTTTCGAGGATGCCAAGACCGCGGCGCGGGTGCTGAATCTCGCCCTGACGAGCCGCGACAAAGGGGAAAACCCGGTCCCGATGGCCGGCTTTCCCTACCATCAGCTCGAAACCTATCTCGCGCGGCTCATTCAGGCCGGCCTGCGCGTCGCCATCTGCGAGCAGGTCGAGGATCCCAAGAAGGCCAAGGGGATCGTCAAACGCGAGGTGACGCGCGTCGTCACCGCCGGCACGCTCACCGACGACGCGCTGCTCGATCCGCGCGAAAGCAATTATCTTGCCTCGCTGGTACAAGTAGACGACGCGTGCGGGCTGGCGTGGGTCGATCTGTCGACGGGCCGCTTCCAGGCCACGACGGTGGCCACCGCGCGGCTGGCCGACGAGCTGGCCCGCATCGGCCCCGCCGAGTGCCTGCTGAGCGACGAAGCCGCCCCCCCGCCGGTCGGGCCGAATTCGACCGTGCTCGTCACGCGTCGGCCCGCCTGGGCCTTCGCCGTCGCTACGGCCAAGGAATCGCTCGCGCGACATTTTCGCACGCTGGCACTCGACGGGTTCGGCTTCGACGAGGATGCGGATCGGCACGGGCTGCGCGCGGCGGGGGCCATTCTCGACTACCTGCAAGAGACGCAGAAGACGGGCCTCGCGCACATCGATCGGCTGGTGCCCTATCGCGTGGGCACCCGGCTCGAGATCGACGAGGCAACGCGGCGCAGCCTCGAGATTGTCCGTACCATGCGCGACGGCCGCCGCGAAGGTTCGCTGCTCGGCGTGCTCGACCGCACGACGACCTCGATGGGGGCCCGGCTGCTGGCCGACTGGATCGCCAATCCGCTGACCGACACCACGGCCATCGACGAACGGCTCGATGCGGTGGCCGAGTTGGTGGCCGACGCTTCGCTCAACGACTCGCTGCGCGAAACGCTGGACGGCGTCTACGATGTCGAACGGCTGCTGGCCCGCGTAACGACGGGCCGCGCGACACCGCGCGATCTGTCCTTTCTGGGCAGGACGTTGCGCAAGCTGCCCCATTTGAAGGCAAAACTCGCGGCCCGCCAGAGCGCCTTGCTCTCGCGTCTGGAGGGAGAGCTGGATCTTTGCCCCGAGCTGCGCAGCAAGCTCGACGCCGCGCTCGAGGAGGACTGCCCGCTCGTCTCGCGCGAAGGGGGCTTCGTTCGAGA
This genomic stretch from Pirellulales bacterium harbors:
- a CDS encoding elongation factor P; the encoded protein is MIAKEIKPGQLVVYQNDPCLVKSLNVQSPSARGAATLYKFRTWNLRTKQKVDITLKGGESLDVADFARRPVKYMYADATHRHFLDQQDYNQYSLPVEDVAEEAQFLTEELEGVMALIYNDECIGVEVPQTVVLKVTQCDPGVKGNSATGRTKPATLETGLVVNVPEYLGEGELIKIDTRTAEFLSRA
- a CDS encoding amidophosphoribosyltransferase, which encodes MSDLKHECGVAALYHLPGREVSPLVPGGDVNQTSRLMPRMLLDIQNRGQLSAGMTSFNPERNQLIDTYKELGSVSEVFRLSHRGKHENLMKEYSGRAAIGHVRYATCGAEDRSYAQPFERHHLQKHKWFSFAFNGQLANYMELRESLLADNDNHLARENDTEIIMHEISRELSGDRRPTLVEVWRSVAQKFDGAYSLVLLNSLGDMLVVRDPLGIKPLCYALEGPLFAAASESVALLNLGFSPENIKSLLPGQAISITEGRFEIERFASQTGRAHCFFEWIYFANVASTLDNRSVYLSRTALGEEMARLETLPIDEDTIVVPVPDTSKAAADAMAYKLGVPSREGLIRNRYAGRTFIEGGASRRNKAETKYTPLREVLEGKKVILVEDSIVRSTTMKVLLSRIRELGHAREIHVRVACPPIVAPCFYGIDMSTINELFAPKFLREGTMSPAIEEEMATALGADSLRYLPVESIARAIGYDSDQLCQACITGEYPTACGQELYQVALGNARRNVQQRTYELKRTTCDADAS
- a CDS encoding FliM/FliN family flagellar motor switch protein, which codes for MPDLSTISAGQIIAASEAHTAEIASCLEPLLGGLVTLAASEPSKLATEAASNDLAGPGLVLLFCHQNMAAVALLPASSGLLPEWVAALDAKGSERLQSLARDLSGLLFPPECEPSEVAAAYVESLNDTLERASIEHEASLVPFTLTRADGVAGTLRFVWPVTRVETVYGAIGITRQRGEAIEVAPVADRAEDRSPAAGRRRRETSQNVAVEDLPPYARSLLKIDVPVMVNLASKRQAVGRILELGVGAIIQFDKLCDEPLDLYVGNQRVAQGEAVKVGEKFGIRITTIALPDERFERVQPS
- a CDS encoding CPXCG motif-containing cysteine-rich protein — its product is MQDEARYLCHACGEEIVVPVDLSQGASQEYVEDCPVCCRPNVIHVEVDDDGNASVWAEPE
- a CDS encoding DUF2585 family protein; the protein is MRRRRFLTLNILMLVSPSKAIKQWQTSSH
- a CDS encoding sulfatase, with the protein product MRSFSWMLFALLLAATSATHAADRPNIVFILADDLGYTDLACYGSGYYETPNIDRLAADGMRFTQGYTCGPNCQPTRATLMSGQYGPRTGVYTVGSIDRFDWKSRPLRPVDNVTGLPLDKVTIAEALKKAGYATGMFGKWHLGSKPEEHPSRRGFDEAIASQGQHFAFKTDPKTPYPPGTYLADFLTFQATNFIRRHKDQPFFLYLPHFAVHGPHEAKKDEIAHFRGKPAAGGHSSPVYAAMISSLDKSVGRVRATLEELGLTDNTIVIFSSDNGGVGGYVRAGVKKAGDITDNAPLRGGKGMLYEGGIRVPYIYSWPGHIGPGTTNATPINSVDLYPTLLALAGVREPEDYTLDGTSYADLLLGKASDAAPRKPLFWHFPGYLGAGQDSWRTLPVSVVREGDWKLMEFLEDGRLELYRLNDDVSEAHDLAKDEPERVRELHQMLVAWREAIGAPMPTSNDNVQPAQTKKKRTKQD